The following coding sequences are from one Triticum dicoccoides isolate Atlit2015 ecotype Zavitan chromosome 4A, WEW_v2.0, whole genome shotgun sequence window:
- the LOC119290065 gene encoding probable protein phosphatase 2C 37 has protein sequence MMTRSEDDDCLILASDGLWDVIKNQIACNAVRNCLEFENKNNQGAPREGALIGQEEEVGCNNAATLLKNMAICKHSQDDISVVVLDLKARGLVFAVSTQANKFACVLHPPALWYYLA, from the exons ATGATGACTAGATCGGAGGATGACGACTGCCTGATCCTCGCGAGCGATGGCTTGTGGGATGTCATCAAGAACCAGATCGCCTGCAATGCCGTGAGGAATTGCCTAGAATTTGAAAACAAGAATAACCAAGGTGCTCCTAGAGAGGGTGCACTGATAGGACAAGAGGAAGAGGTTGGCTGCAACAATGCTGCAACCCTCCTAAAGAACATGGCAATCTGCAAGCATAGCCAGGATGACATTAGTGTTGTTGTACTTGATCTGAAAGCGAGAG GTTTGGTGTTTGCAGTTAGCActcaagcaaacaaatttgcatgtGTGTTACACCCACCAGCGCTCTGGTATTACCTGGCTTAG